From one Helicoverpa zea isolate HzStark_Cry1AcR chromosome 10, ilHelZeax1.1, whole genome shotgun sequence genomic stretch:
- the LOC124633850 gene encoding uncharacterized protein LOC124633850 codes for MDQSSSEPCGVGDHNGVQGLNSKIKSLQISSDSTNNNAEAWKRWWQQLELYLLATGLDKAPEKRKIAILLHLIGEKGLNIFNTFNLTIEKTTLAEVKSKFQNFFEPRRNITMCRHMFFTRKQQKSESIEGFLADLENKSQDCEFGTLRESLIRDIFIANLHMDLAHVRQRLLQEPDLTYQKMRELATTLIVAQQDAEKIVSGSNVEKSENVMHLRRRSRSRGDRRQRASPVGQQGSGAGKSPNPERRSRTCSRCGQSHRYKCPAQGVKCRSCKSFGHFAKYCFKNKNISHLESFNSSHSHNNNQDYFVGILNSHSSSQSHKSNCHLKSYNSHYKHVKSASTHSSLYHLSPPPQFTHIHSQSQSGNDSGDDIGVIPERSHRDSYCQSEKLILKSYFKDDKGDNVMSERSEKYLGDESSHQSEKSILKSYCHNSNKSCDSQSGYLNDEYRHMSEESPHTITTVTSPYHSQQVTSSFSQVNTVESKHKHNINNSKQSWNINVKVGHSQFNCIIDSGADLNIMSKQTFDSLKRQQSQMSLVKCHINVTGFCGKSIPIMGKVNIKCNLILNNNTVSENIVFIVANLVCPNVLGLPTCERVLAVYLLSVT; via the exons ATGGACCAGTCGAGTTCCGAGCCATGCGGCGTGGGCGaccataatggcgtccaaggccttaacagcaaaataaaatcactgcaAATTTCGTCAGATTCCACAAATAATAATGCGGAGGCGTGGAAACGCTGGTGGCAGCAGTTGGAGCTGTATCTGTTGGCCACGGGTTTGGATAAGGCACCCGAAAAGCGTAAGATAGCTATCTTGTTGCATCTCATAGGTGAAAAGggcttaaatatattcaatacttTCAACCTCACCATTGAGAAGACCACGCTTGCCGAAGTCAAGTCCAAATTTCAGAATTTTTTTGAGCCCAGAAGGAACATAACCATGTGCCGTCACATGTTCTTCACCAGAAAGCAACAGAAATCCGAGTCGATCGAAGGATTCCTAGCAGATCTGGAGAACAAAAGCCAAGATTGTGAATTTGGAACACTCAGGGAATCACTCATCAGGgatattttcattgcaaatcTGCATATGGATTTAGCGCATGTACGTCAGAGACTACTCCAGGAACCTGATCTGACGTATCAGAAGATGCGGGAACTGGCAACAACACTGATCGTCGCACAGCAGGATGCTGAAAAAATTGTCAGTGGTTCCAACGTTGAAAAGTCAGAAAATGTCATGCATCTACGTCGGAGGAGCCGTAGTCGAGGGGATCGTCGACAGCGAGCTTCACCAGTCGGTCAGCAGGGTTCTGGCGCAGGGAAGTCTCCCAACCCTGAAAGGCGCTCGAGGACGTGTAGCCGCTGTGGGCAATCTCACCGCTACAAGTGCCCAGCGCAAGGAGTCAAATGCAGGTCATGTAAATCATTTGGTCATTTTGCTAAATAttgcttcaaaaataaaaatatcagtcaTTTAGAGTCCTTTAATTCAAGTCATAgtcataataataatcaagattATTTTGTTGGAATTTTGAATAGTCATAGCTCCAGTCAAAGTCATAAGTCTAATTGTCATTTAAAGTCATATAACAGTCACTATAAACATGTCAAGTCAGCAAGCACACATTCTTCTCTGTACCACTTGTCTCCACCACCACAatttacacacatacatagtCAGTCACAGTCAGGGAATGATTCCGGTGATGACATTGGTGTCATTCCTGAGAGATCTCACCGAGACTCATATTGTCAGTCTGAGAAATTAATTCTCAAGTCATATTTCAAAGATGATAAGGGTGATAATGTCATGTCTGAGAGGTCCGAAAAGTACCTCGGtgatgaaagcagtcaccagtcAGAGAAATCAATTCTCAAGTCATATTgtcataattcaaataaaagttgtgATAGTCAAAGTGGGTATCTTAATGATGAGTACAGACACATGTCTGAGGAATCACCTCACACAATCACAACAGTCACATCACCATATCACAGTCAACAAGTCACATCATCATTTAGTCAGGTCAATACAGTCGagtcaaaacataaacataacattaacaaTAGTAAACAGTCTTGGAACATAAATGTTAAAGTAGGTCATTCACAATTTAATTGTATCATTGATTCAGGAGCTGATCTTAACATAATGTCAAAACAAACTTTTGATTCTTTAAAACGTCAACAAAGTCAAATGTCACTTGTCAAATGTCACATAAATGTCACAGGATTTTGTGGCAAGTCAATACCCATTATGGGAAAAGTCaatattaaatgcaatttaatattaaataataacactgtCAGTGAAAATATAGTGTTCATAGTCGCAAATTTAGTATGTCCCAATGTCCTAGGTCTTCCTACTTGTGAAAG GGTCTTGGCTGTCTACCTCCTGTCTGTCACCTGA